The bacterium genomic sequence AGGCCCTCGTAGTCCTTGTAGATGGCCTCGAATTTTTCGACCGGAAGCGAAGGATCCGTCATCTCTCTCTCATGCGCCTGGAGGAAGGGCGTGCCCGAATGGGGAATATAACCCGAATGGCGGAAGGACTCATCCGCGGTGCGCGTCGCCGCCCGATGTGAAGGGCCGCGCATATCGGCTAATATGGCGGTCTCCGCAGCGGGATTTCGCAGGGTGCCGGGCCCATCAGGAAAGGTTGTGCCGATGAAGGAATTTGCGAAGCGTCTTTTCCGCGGGCTGGGTTTCGACATCGTTCGCCGCGGCTCGGTGCCGAGCGATCTGCGCCGCATCCGGAGCGATTTCACGGCGGAGGAGCTGGCGCTGGTTCAGGAGGTCTCCCCCCATACCCAGACCGGCCCCGAGCGCATCCTCGCCCTCGTGCGCGCGGTGGAGTATGTCGTGGCGAACGGCATTCCGGGAGCGATCGTCGAGTGCGGCGTGTGGAAGGGGGGGAGCATGCTGGCGGCGACGAAAACCCTGAGCCGGCTCGGCGTCTCCGATCGGGAGCTTTATCTGTTCGATACCTTTCAGGGTCTGACTGCGCCGGGAGAGCAAGATGTCTCGCTCTGGGGGACGGACGCTTCGGCGGAATACCGGAAATTCGAGGACGAGGCGGAAGCGGGCCCGGATATCTTCGCGCTGAACATCGCGCCGCGCGAGGGGGTCGAGAATCTGATGCGTGGCTCCGGGTATCCGTGGGAAAAATTTCATTTCATCGAAGGCAAGGTGGAGGACACCCTTCCCGCGGCGGCGCCGGAGCGGATTGCGCTGCTCCGCCTCGATACGGACTGGTATGAATCCACGCGCCACGAGATGTTGCACCTCTTCCCGCGCCTCGCGAAGGGGGGCGTTCTCATCCTCGATGACTACGGCGAGTGGCTGGGCGCGCGGAGGGCGGTGGATGAATATTTGGCCGAACACAAGGTGCCCATGCTTCTCAACCGCATCGACTATACCGGCCGGGTGGGCGTCAAGCTCGAATGACCCCAGCGCGATTTTCCGAAAAGGGTATTTCGCTCAGGCGCTCTCCGGTGCCCGGACTTCAGCGGCGGCCGCTGGGCGCCGCCGCAGATTTTTGATCAGCTCGCCGAACTGCCGCCGGTGGATGAAGATGAAGATCGCCGCCGCGGCCAGAAGCACCCCCCCGCCCGCGAGGCGCCCCGGCCATGTGGCCGCGAGGCGCCCGCCTCCCGCGAAGAGATAGGCCCGCCAGGAGAGCCAGACGGCCGCCACCCCCATGATGGGAACCCAGGGGTTGGGGAGAAGCCCCGTGCGGTGGCGCACGAAGAAGGGCGCTACCAGAACGACGGCGGCGTCGCTGATCACGGTGGCCCAGGCGGCGCCGTAGCCCCCCCACCTCGGGATGAAATAGAAGTTCAGCCCGACGTTGACCACCGCGGCCAGGATGCGCGTGGTGAGAAAGCCCGGCCCCTGGATTCCAACGGCGACGATGGTGTGGCCCAGCGCGTTGCTGACGTAAATAATGACGGCGGCGATGGAGAGGATGCGGAGAATGGCGATGGCATCCGTGAAGAGGGGGCTGTACAGGTTGCGGATCAGATCGGCCCCGAAGACGACCATCACCCCGGCGACCAGGGCGCCCAGCATGGCGAGGTAGTTGATGGTCTGCTGGTAGATCCAGCGGAACCCTTCCGGGTTTTTGGGCCATCTTTCCGCGAGGAGGGGGGAGAGGGAGCTCATCACGACCCCCGAGCCGAGCAGCGCCAGATCGATGAACTTGAAGGCGGCGGCGTACTGGCCCACCGCCTCGGGGCCCTTCATCCACTCGAGCATCAGGGTGTCCACCCGGAAGTAGACGACCCAGAGGATTCCGGTCAGGCCGATGACGGCGGACTCCTTCAGGATGCGGCGGACCCACTCGCGCTCCCACATCCAGCGGAAGGGCGCCACTCCCCGAAGCCTGAAATAGAAGAAGAGGGCCCGCGGCATCCGCACGAATACGTGCGCGGCAATCAGCCACTCCACCGGCCAGCCGTTTTGTCTCCCGAAGAGGACAACGCCCAGGGTGAGGAGTTGGGAGATGACGGAGCCCGCGGCGACGTTTCCGCCCCGCAGGTGGGCCCGGTGGACGATCTCGAAGGTGTCGACGGCGGCGACGTAGTGCGTCAGCAGCAGGAAGACCACGGCCCACGTGTAGGCGGGGTCGTAGTCCCGCGAGAAAAGATAGGCGGCGCCCGCGAGGAGGGCGGCGGTGGCGAAAACGAGCTTCAGGACGATGCCGGCGGTGACGATGGGGTTGGACTGGTCCTTGTTCCGCGCCACCTCGCGCAGAAGGATCGTGTCGAAGCCGAAGTTGGCGATGACGGCGGTGAAGTTCAGGTAGACGAAGGCGAGGGCGAACTGCCCGTAGAAAGCGACGCCGAGATAGCGGGCCAGCGCCCGGGTGATGTAGAGGCCGATGAGCGCGTTGACGGCCACGCCCAGGACGAGGAGCGCCGAGTTGGAAAAGATTCTGGGTTTGAGGTCGTTTTCCAAGAGACGGTTCCTCAGGCGCGGTGTCCGGAACGGGCACCGATCTGTTTTCGGCAGGCCGCGAGAACGTCCGCGGCGGTGAGTTGGATGGGGGCCGCCGGGGAGTTTTCCCTGCCCACGAGGCAAAGAATGCGGTCGGTCCCGGGCCGGTAGCGGCCGATGTTCTCCCGCTTGAAAAGCGCGACTGAAGGGGCACCCGCCGCCCATGCGAGGTGAAGGGCGGCGGTGTCGCAGGTCAGGAAAAGATCCATCTTCCGCATGAGCGCCCCGGTGCCGTGGAAGCCAATCCGGCCGACGGTGTCCACCGCGCCCTCGCCGAATCTTTGGGCCAGCCGGGCGGTAAGGGCGGCCTCTGCGGGCCCGCCCGTCAGCAGGAACCGGGCGTTCTTCTCTTGCCGAAGCCCGCGCATGACCTCGAGAAATAAATCCTCGGCCCACACTTTTTCGGGGCGGTCGCTGCCGGGGTTCACGCCGACGAGCGGGCCCCCTCCGGGAAGGCGATCCGCGAGGGCGGCGGCTGTTTGTTCATCCGCGGCGCTCGGCCAGATTTCGAGGGCTTCTCCCGCAGGATTCGCGATGCCGAGCCGGGCGATCAGCTCCAGGTTGATGTCTCGCTCGTTGCGGGGCGTCTCCAGCGTCTCCGCGAGGGCGGTGTGGTAGAAGGTCCCGGCGCCTCGCGTGTCCCTTCCGGCGAGATGGGGAATTCCCATCGACCGGAAAAGGAGTCCCATCCGCACCGCGCCCTTGGGGGAGTAGAGCCCCATAAGGTTGACGGCGAGGTCGTATCTTTTTCTGCGGATGCGCACAAGGGCGGAGAGGAGCGCGCCCCAGCCGGCGGTGAAGGCGTTATTTCCCGGGGCCGAGTGCAAATCGACGGGAAAAATTTCTTCGACGTGGGGGCAGCCCTGCGCGGCGCGGGCGCTCTTCGTGCTGGTGAGAAGATCCACCCGGGCGCCTTCTCCGCAGCCACGCAGCGCCCGGATGGCGGGCACCGCCAGCAGAAAGTCTCCCATTCCCGCGATTTGCACCGCCAGGATGCGCGACTTCTCGAGGCGGGGGGCCTGGTTCGCCCGTTGGGCCCGCAGCCGCTCCAGCAGCCAGTCCTGAAGGGGGGTCATGCCTTCTCTGGGGTCGGGTGCGATCAACAAAGAGAGATTCCCCTGCCGGGAGGAAAAAATCGGATATCCGGGCGGGGTCAGTATAGCCGAGACCGGAAGTGGAGCGAAGAACGCTCCCCGCAGCCGGTTTGACCTGTCCACCCCTCCTTCCTAGACTGTCGCCATCTGCCGCCATTTCAGCGGACGCCTTGTGGGGAGAGCCGGATGAGCGATGGTCTGGAGGGCCGGTTTGCATCCTGGATGCAGGCCCGGATCGATCGGATCACCGCGGCGTGCACCTACTGCGGAAAATGCTACGAAGTCTGCCCGATGGTGCCCTACGGGGAGGCCCGGG encodes the following:
- a CDS encoding class I SAM-dependent methyltransferase; translation: MKEFAKRLFRGLGFDIVRRGSVPSDLRRIRSDFTAEELALVQEVSPHTQTGPERILALVRAVEYVVANGIPGAIVECGVWKGGSMLAATKTLSRLGVSDRELYLFDTFQGLTAPGEQDVSLWGTDASAEYRKFEDEAEAGPDIFALNIAPREGVENLMRGSGYPWEKFHFIEGKVEDTLPAAAPERIALLRLDTDWYESTRHEMLHLFPRLAKGGVLILDDYGEWLGARRAVDEYLAEHKVPMLLNRIDYTGRVGVKLE
- a CDS encoding flippase, with translation MENDLKPRIFSNSALLVLGVAVNALIGLYITRALARYLGVAFYGQFALAFVYLNFTAVIANFGFDTILLREVARNKDQSNPIVTAGIVLKLVFATAALLAGAAYLFSRDYDPAYTWAVVFLLLTHYVAAVDTFEIVHRAHLRGGNVAAGSVISQLLTLGVVLFGRQNGWPVEWLIAAHVFVRMPRALFFYFRLRGVAPFRWMWEREWVRRILKESAVIGLTGILWVVYFRVDTLMLEWMKGPEAVGQYAAAFKFIDLALLGSGVVMSSLSPLLAERWPKNPEGFRWIYQQTINYLAMLGALVAGVMVVFGADLIRNLYSPLFTDAIAILRILSIAAVIIYVSNALGHTIVAVGIQGPGFLTTRILAAVVNVGLNFYFIPRWGGYGAAWATVISDAAVVLVAPFFVRHRTGLLPNPWVPIMGVAAVWLSWRAYLFAGGGRLAATWPGRLAGGGVLLAAAAIFIFIHRRQFGELIKNLRRRPAAAAEVRAPESA
- a CDS encoding glycosyltransferase family 9 protein, with amino-acid sequence MTPLQDWLLERLRAQRANQAPRLEKSRILAVQIAGMGDFLLAVPAIRALRGCGEGARVDLLTSTKSARAAQGCPHVEEIFPVDLHSAPGNNAFTAGWGALLSALVRIRRKRYDLAVNLMGLYSPKGAVRMGLLFRSMGIPHLAGRDTRGAGTFYHTALAETLETPRNERDINLELIARLGIANPAGEALEIWPSAADEQTAAALADRLPGGGPLVGVNPGSDRPEKVWAEDLFLEVMRGLRQEKNARFLLTGGPAEAALTARLAQRFGEGAVDTVGRIGFHGTGALMRKMDLFLTCDTAALHLAWAAGAPSVALFKRENIGRYRPGTDRILCLVGRENSPAAPIQLTAADVLAACRKQIGARSGHRA